The following nucleotide sequence is from Trifolium pratense cultivar HEN17-A07 linkage group LG2, ARS_RC_1.1, whole genome shotgun sequence.
ACTTGTTGAGTCGGACATGATTCATAGAAAATCAAATTGGAATCAAACGAACACCCCATATCTACAAGAACATCGGCACACCCATTAGCTTCACGATAAATATGTTGAATCTCCAGTTCCCACTCTAACTGTAACATTTTTCTAATCTTTTGTTGTATAAGCTCCAACCTGAGGGGCACACTCTACCGTTAGACTTCAACATTTGAACCACTATTTGAGAATCAACCATAAGTTGCACATATTGGAATCCCAAACTCCACACACACAGCAAACCTTCTAAAACATCTTGAAGTTCAGCTATTAGCACGTTGCACACTTGCACGCGCCCAGATATTTAGCAAATCCTCCACGCCACTCTCCATTGCTGCCCCTAATGAGCCCTCCACAGTCCACATCCAGCTATTTCTTGATTCTTATATGCTCCATCTGTTTTCAAACTAACCCACCCTTCTTTCGGAGGCTGCCATTGAATAGTTCTCTCTTCTCTAATAACAACCTGAGCAATGTTATTTGTCGTAGCTGCTGCACCATACACATGCACATACCTCTCAATTTCCTGCACTTGCCAAACTGGACGTCTGAACTCAGGATCATGTTCTTTTTATTTCGCCATCCCCATATGGCATAACAAGATGTAGCCCAGAATGCTGGCCAGTGGCCATGCTCCTATATTCCCTTTGTTGAATTCTAGTACTGTAAGTCTATTTTTCTTAGTGGAATCAATACTGTAAAAGGTTTTGCATTGTTTCTTGGGGTTATATTCATAACAACAATgactttttagtaaaaaaaggTGTATTTTAAAGCAGTCATAAATTCCTATGAAGATTTAATACAAAGCAAAGCTATACTTATATTTTTCAGATCATTGAAATCATACATATCATTATATGAAGAAATCTACCATATAAAAATGAAGAATAAATATGATTGAGCTGATATGCTTCTAAAGGTGGAATTAATGTTGTTTTCATAGTGAAAAATCATTTAGCAACTTAATTGGAGAAACCTACTCAAGCATAAAGTAGACTTCATTGTAAAGCCTTTATCATGGCCAATACATAGAGAAAATACAACATTCTATACTACAACCCCATTATAATGAAGATAGAATAACATTAATCATGATTATTAGAATCAACTAATCATCTTCCACCAATCGACATTGAGATCTGGTTTAAGCTATACGAATCATAAGAATTAATAATGCCACTTCCACCGATGCCATCTTCAACATTTTTAACGGATTGTGCTGTTTTGAGCAAGTTCTCAGTCTCTTCTGAAAACACATTGTCACTTCCCCAACGATGCTCTTCAATAACTAATATTCCCTCTAGTTCCATTGCCACTTCTTTCATGGTTGGTCTGTCCTCGCCCTTCAACCTTAAACACCGTTCTGCAATATGGGCAACATCTTTTAGTTGCTCAATATTTGCTTCATCTATATTTTGGTCCAAAATATGAAGTAACCGACCCTCTTTCATTGAAGAACCAAAGTACGAAGCAAGGTTTCTTTCAACCTCTGGCCTGTCAAAAGATAGTGCCATCATTCCTGTCAGCAACTCAGCCAGGACAACTCCAAAACTATAAACATCACTCTTCTCTGTTAGCTGGCTTGTGTGGAAGTATTCTGGGTCAAGATACCCCAATGTCCCCTGCACTAGAGTGTTTATCTGAGTATGATCAAGAGGAACAATCCTTGAAGCTCCAAAGTCGGAAACCTTTGCAATAAGATTGCGATCTAGGAGTATATTTGTAGATTTCACATCTCTATGTATGATAGGTGGAGCAGAAGCAGAATGTAAGTATGACAGGACACCAGCTGTTTCTTTTGCTATTCTTAATCTTGTTTTCCATGTAAGCTTTATGGATTGGTTTTGATCATGCAAATGCTCGTGAACAGTACCGTTGGGAATAAATTCATAAACAAGCAAGGGAACTTCTGTCTCCAAACAACAACCAAAAAGCTTTACCACATTTCTATGGTTGATTTGGGAAAGAATGACCACTTCATTGATGAACGGCTCAATCTGGTTTGGGTCattgattttggatttttttatcgCTACAATTCTTTTATCTTGTAAAACTCCTTTGTAAACTGTTCCCTGACCTCCTTGTCCTAGGATCTTTCCTTCATCAAAGTTGTTGGTAGCTTCTTTTAGCTCCTCAAGAGTGAAGACTTTAGCTGTTTCAGTTGATCCTCCATGCCTCCCTATCTGTTGTTGTAACAGTAAGCCACCgttttgttgaaaaaattgtTCTTTAAGTTTAACGAGCTTTCTTTTCTTCAATGCAAAATATGCATAAAAACTTCCAACCAGTAGTGCTACGAGGCTTAAGCTGACACCTGAGGACATAAACAAATGGATACATAATCATTTTCTTTCTGCATTGGATAGCTTCTTAATGTTTCAGGTCAACTTCATGATGTGATGGactaacattttttattttcaagtttcaacattTTTCATTGTGATAATAAAATTTGTTGACATATCCGGTAACTGTAGTTTAGTTGTGGTATATAATTGGAAGAGCCGGGGTTTGAACCCTGAATTTCTCATTTTTCCACGTTTAAAGTGTTtgagtctagccactagactatttgacaaaataaaaataaaagtagaatGTGTTTGTACTCACTCAATGCGATGACCAATATGATCTCTTTCCTTCGTTTGCTGCTCAATTTTTTACTGCATCCTATTCCGCTTTTTTTCCCGTCTCCCTCAAATCCTGTCGGGCATGAACAATTGTAACGTCCAAGAAGATTTTTGCATGTTGCCCCCTCAACACAGTCATTCGTCTCCATGCATTCATCAATATCTATAGAATAATTTGTCAGTTTCATTTgtgttttcaaataaaaatagagtacaTATTACTATGgaatttttaattatgtaaaattataattaaatctCGTTTAGCTAGAAAATTTAAAATCTGTACAAAAAATGctagaaaaattaaattgacagtactaaaaaaacatttgaaatttttctaGATTAAGAgccaaacaataaaatacaaagaCCAATTTCGACATTTGAGTAATTTTGACTGTCATATCTCAATTCAGAGATGAACATATGATCATATGGcagttttttaattcataatatACAAACAAAGCTAAAGAGATTAAATcaggaacaaaacaaaaactctaAACATTGGCAGGATTGTTAAAACCAAACATGGCAAGATTAACTTATTAGGCTGGAATGCTTCATAACAAGAGAGAAGAAATATATAATACCTTGACAACCGTCATGATGGAGGTATGGATTTCCCTGATATCCGACAAAGCATCTACAACGGTAACCACCAACAGATTTGTCAGTTCCTACATCGTAACATGTACTGTTTGCATTACATGCATAACTTGACTGCTGGCATGTTTGGTTCCCCACTGCCCAATCCAACAACACAGGAAACTCCTTCTTCTTCAAACTCGTGAGGTCTGTGAATGAAAAGTGGTAGTTTCCGTTTTCAACCAAAAACGCATAACCACATGGATTGAAGTCATGTACTGATGAGTGATTGTTCAATAAGCTGCCAGAAATATAGAATGCTTCTGTAAGCACATGACCTTGAGGTATTGAAATCTCGCAACAACCAGTACCAGAACAAGATTGATTATCCACAATATCATTACGGCTGTTGCATAAAGCCACACATCCTGTGGTATAGTTGTTTCCCCTGGAATCATTTGCTAAGAATAATCCCATCGTGTCACAACCAACTGCTATCAActtgtttccagttggtgaaatatgaaaatttgtCATGCTGATACCCTGAGCTGTTTCATTTGCAAATTCACCCTTTTCAGCGTAGCAATCACTGGCTATTGGCCATGAAACACGCAGTTCACCATCGAGTGCAATGTTTAGAACACTTTGATTACTCTGTGGCAAGAATGGTGCGTATGAGGTTGAAGATGTTTGGTTGCAATCAATGAGAAAGGTGTTGTCTAGGGAACAATCTTTGGTGGTTCCAAATGGGTAGGGAATGGTAACAGAACCACACTTTGATGGGCAGTTTGGTAGTGACATCGGTTGAGTTGATGCTTTTGTATAAAGAACAGCAACAACAGCAATCAGTAGAAGCTGTTTCATGTAAGCAGCCATTATTGCTTtgctatttttttcaaaatcattgGACTGTATTTATACTAGTtaggaacccgtgcaacgcacgggcgagGACGATTGTATTATCTGATTAAATATAACACTTAGACAATTGGTTGTTAATATAACACAACCATATAAAAAagacatataataatataattattgttATAGTTAAAACCtaaatcaacaaacaaacaataactTAAGAGTATCATCAAGAAAATAGTTAGATAAATGTCAATTAACATATAATACAActatattataagcaaaatataaTACAAAATTCGTCCTaacattatttataatttacttTAATAAAATAGTTAGATAAAAGTCAATTAACATAATACAActatattataagcaaaatataaTACAAAATT
It contains:
- the LOC123909374 gene encoding wall-associated receptor kinase 2-like isoform X1, whose translation is MAAYMKQLLLIAVVAVLYTKASTQPMSLPNCPSKCGSVTIPYPFGTTKDCSLDNTFLIDCNQTSSTSYAPFLPQSNQSVLNIALDGELRVSWPIASDCYAEKGEFANETAQGISMTNFHISPTGNKLIAVGCDTMGLFLANDSRGNNYTTGCVALCNSRNDIVDNQSCSGTGCCEISIPQGHVLTEAFYISGSLLNNHSSVHDFNPCGYAFLVENGNYHFSFTDLTSLKKKEFPVLLDWAVGNQTCQQSSYACNANSTCYDVGTDKSVGGYRCRCFVGYQGNPYLHHDGCQDIDECMETNDCVEGATCKNLLGRYNCSCPTGFEGDGKKSGIGCSKKLSSKRRKEIILVIALSVSLSLVALLVGSFYAYFALKKRKLVKLKEQFFQQNGGLLLQQQIGRHGGSTETAKVFTLEELKEATNNFDEGKILGQGGQGTVYKGVLQDKRIVAIKKSKINDPNQIEPFINEVVILSQINHRNVVKLFGCCLETEVPLLVYEFIPNGTVHEHLHDQNQSIKLTWKTRLRIAKETAGVLSYLHSASAPPIIHRDVKSTNILLDRNLIAKVSDFGASRIVPLDHTQINTLVQGTLGYLDPEYFHTSQLTEKSDVYSFGVVLAELLTGMMALSFDRPEVERNLASYFGSSMKEGRLLHILDQNIDEANIEQLKDVAHIAERCLRLKGEDRPTMKEVAMELEGILVIEEHRWGSDNVFSEETENLLKTAQSVKNVEDGIGGSGIINSYDSYSLNQISMSIGGR